The genomic region CAGGCCCAATAGGCTAAACTTTGATCCTTTGATTTCTTATAGCTACTGCTCAGTGTTACTGGAAGCCTGACTCATCGATCATTCATATGCATAAATTTACACTTCTCAGTTCTCACTGACGGCGCCTCTAGCTTAGAGCAAGTCCACCCCCACCCTAAAAGCACCACCCAGGCCTTAAGCCACCTCAAAGGAAGACTCAGAAAAAAAAACCAAAGTCCACCCATTAAATTTCTTTGACCTGGGTCAGGCCTAGGTCTTCACCTGGGTTAGACCTATGACCCAAGTCTCCATTTTTTTTCACCCGGGCCTTCGTCTCCAGCTCAGCCTGTTTTGTGTGGCCCAGCTGACGTTGACCACGTGTGGCGCGCGCAAGTGGAGCAGGACGACGCGAGAGGCGAGCGCGTCAAGGTGACGAGCAAGAATCAGCCAAGCGCGGGGCGCGTGTTTGTCGCCACACGGTTTGAATTCCCCTGCCCCGGCCACGCGTCAGCAATTTGGTGGTTGCTTTTCATTTCAAATCCAACGGTCATTTGATCTGGACCGTTGGTTGTAATTAAACAAGTAGATCAACGGCATTTAATTATACAACAAAAAATTACCGTTGTGTTTCCAACGGTAACTGAGTTAACCACTTTAAAAAAATAATAAAAATTCCTATATGTATCACCATTTAATTTACATCTCACACAGCAAAAAATTCCTAGTTCCATATAAAACATTTTTCATTTGCAGTTTTTATTTATTTATTTATGTTATGTTTGTGTTATTTTTAAATAATTGTATTTATTTTTTTCTAGAGGCTTGCCATGTCATTTTAAGTCATGAAATAAATATTTAATTTTAATATGTCATTTTGTTTATTTAATCATAATTTTATTAATATATAAAATCATTATTTACATTTAAAATATCTAATATAAAATTTAATAAACAGTCACTGCCACGTGACGACCCAGAAACATAAATCGTAGGTGAAAACTGCAGCCCGAAATCACTGTCACGTGACGACCCAGGTCTCGCCCATGACCCAGGCCTTCCCAACGAATACCCAGGGGGTGGACTTGCTCTTAGATAGCCACCCTAAGATTTATACGAGCTAGCTAGTTGTAATGGTATATACGAGTCCGTGACCATGTACCGATGTCCGTATTCTACTTTTTCCAAAAGTCTAATTAACCCCCGCAAGCCAGCAACACCTGAATGTCACTTGTAATTCTGTATGTGTTTTTATACACACAAATACACAATAGTAAACTAATACGTCGTGTGTCTGTTGAGTTTCGACTTCTAGCTAGCTACATGCTTAATTATTATAATCAAGTTAGAATTAAGTATGCTCCTCTTCTGAAAGTATATACGGATATTCTGTATGCGATCCGTTTCGTATATGAGGGTGCACAGGGATGGATCGGGTAACATTATTGTTGTATACTTTAAGCAATATACATATACACACACGACGTATATACTCATTGATGCTCCATATAATTAGAGGAGAAAGTCAATGTGAAATGTGGACTTTTTCGATGTTCGGCCACAAACAAGAATCTTAAGGCCCCTGTATATAAAATATGTTCAACTAACTCCATGCATGCCTTTGTTAATACTTCATGAGTAGTAAAACGGATGAAACCCCGCTTTTTTACACATTTCAGAGTTACTTTTTTGGCTTAAATATAGTAAATTTCTCCAGCTGGCCTCTCAGTACCTTTTCCAAAGCCAGACATGAATAATATTGGGCTGTAAATATGAGACTTGAGAGAGATGTGAGCTGTACACATTAGAAAATCATAAGGGGCGGACGCGCGGTCAAACCAAAGCAGCTACCTAGCTGCTACATACATAAAGTCATGAATATCAATATCTCTGGTAGGGTTTTACATCTTGTCCCTCACTCCCTCCATGTAAATCAATAAGAAAGAAATTAGCTAGCTAGCTTATATTGTTGAGATCGAGTTGAGACTTGACTCGAGTGTCAGGACTGATCAGGATCCGATCCATCGGTTGATCGAGTTATAACTGATATGTCAGTGTTGTTGACGACCAAGGAGACAGGGGCGGTCTTGCCCTTGGCCTCCCCTTCTGATATAGATCATGATGAAATCCAGCAGAGTAGTACTAGCACTGCTGGCCATGTCGACGGAAGGGAAAACCATCAGCCGCAGCAACAGTATCACCGTGATGTAGATGAAGATGATGAGTATCAGCTGCAGGGCCAGTTCCAGCACGAGTGCAACATCTCAAGGACTAGTGTGTGGGAGATAGAAGAGGAAGGAGAAGAAGATGATCTTCATGAGGGTTCAAACTATTCAATTGGAGGATCACATACTGGTATCCCAATTCAGATCAAAGAGCTTTTCGGGGAGAAGCGTTACTTTCCCATGCCTTCCATCAAGGAAGAACAATATGATCATATTACTGGTCTGCCTCGTTCTTCTTCATCGTATAATAACTCTAACGGCGACATTGTTGACTGCGTTTATGTGGCCGTCGGAAAGAGCGAGTCAAGCATGGACGCCTTAAACTACGCCGTCAAGCAGGTGGTGCCGACACCTAACACCATCCTCTATCTCATACACATTTTCCCGGAGATCAAATACATCCCAAGTCCATGTAAGTCACTTTGTTTAGTTTCTTCCATATATATGATCGATCACTATTATTCAACTGTGTACGTGTCTCTTCGATCCATCAATTAGCTAGTAGCTTATCCCTTAGGTGTGTGTGATCAGTATTCTCCGTCTGACTTAGCTAGCTTAAAGACAAGATTGATATGTAGCTCGCTAGCTAGGTAATTTCATCGGTTTATGTATCACCCTGGCTATCTAACTAGCTCCCAACCAAGTTTTGCACAAGTCACGGGAGAAA from Fragaria vesca subsp. vesca linkage group LG3, FraVesHawaii_1.0, whole genome shotgun sequence harbors:
- the LOC101303782 gene encoding uncharacterized protein LOC101303782 is translated as MSVLLTTKETGAVLPLASPSDIDHDEIQQSSTSTAGHVDGRENHQPQQQYHRDVDEDDEYQLQGQFQHECNISRTSVWEIEEEGEEDDLHEGSNYSIGGSHTGIPIQIKELFGEKRYFPMPSIKEEQYDHITGLPRSSSSYNNSNGDIVDCVYVAVGKSESSMDALNYAVKQVVPTPNTILYLIHIFPEIKYIPSPLGKLPKSQVSPEQVESFMAQESGKRRQLLQKYIDTCSAAKVSVDTLLIESDMIAKAILDLIPILNIRKLVLGTNKSNSRKLMSGKGASGIADQVLQGAPQGCEINIICQGNDSLSFKVHPKVMINDSLSPRGIANAIDDHIPPETLSPKGGANCDNPNSVLVDASQKNEPFSFLCFKPKFSHSSKLL